A single Carnobacterium alterfunditum DSM 5972 DNA region contains:
- the glmM gene encoding phosphoglucosamine mutase, whose translation MGKYFGTDGVRGVANSELTPELAFKLGRYGGFVLTQHAEGEEHPRVLVGRDTRISGEMLESALIAGLLSVGIEVMKLGVITTPGVAYLTRIQRAAAGVMISASHNPAPDNGIKFFGSDGYKLFDATELEIEALLDEDIDNLPRPSAKGLGTVDEYPEGALKYTQFLQQTIPNDLAGLQVCLDGANGATSPLINRLFADLETEFDVMASTPNGLNINDGVGSTHPEKLAEFVVEKGADAGLAFDGDGDRVIAIDELGNIIDGDKIMFICGKYLQEKGRLKKDTIVSTVMSNLGFHKAIEANNMIALQTKVGDRYVVEEMRKNGYNFGGEQSGHLVFLDYNTTGDGMLSGIQLLNVMKETGKKLSELAAEVQTYPQKLVNIRVSNKNGAMDVPAIKAIIDEVESEMNGNGRILVRPSGTEPLLRVMAEAPSQEKVNLYVDRIAAVVKEEIGLAE comes from the coding sequence ATGGGAAAATATTTTGGAACAGATGGAGTAAGAGGTGTTGCTAACTCTGAGTTAACTCCAGAATTAGCTTTTAAATTAGGAAGATATGGCGGGTTTGTTTTAACCCAGCATGCTGAAGGTGAGGAACATCCACGTGTTTTAGTTGGAAGAGATACTCGTATTTCTGGTGAGATGTTAGAATCTGCCTTGATTGCTGGTCTTTTATCAGTCGGAATCGAGGTAATGAAACTAGGCGTCATAACAACTCCTGGAGTAGCTTATTTAACACGTATCCAAAGAGCAGCAGCAGGTGTAATGATTTCAGCTTCACACAATCCTGCACCTGATAATGGTATCAAATTCTTCGGATCAGATGGTTATAAATTATTTGATGCTACTGAATTAGAAATTGAAGCATTATTAGATGAAGATATTGATAATTTGCCTCGTCCAAGTGCAAAAGGTTTAGGTACGGTTGATGAATATCCAGAAGGTGCTTTAAAATATACTCAATTTCTACAACAAACGATTCCAAATGATCTAGCTGGATTACAAGTTTGTTTAGATGGTGCTAATGGAGCAACGAGCCCTCTTATTAATCGGTTATTTGCAGATTTAGAAACAGAGTTCGACGTAATGGCATCAACACCAAACGGGTTAAATATTAATGATGGTGTTGGTTCAACACATCCTGAGAAATTAGCTGAATTTGTAGTTGAAAAAGGTGCCGATGCTGGATTAGCTTTCGACGGTGACGGCGATAGAGTCATAGCGATTGATGAGTTAGGCAATATCATTGACGGAGATAAGATTATGTTTATTTGTGGGAAATATTTGCAAGAAAAAGGCCGTTTGAAAAAAGATACGATCGTCTCTACGGTTATGAGCAACTTAGGATTCCACAAAGCAATTGAGGCAAACAATATGATTGCTCTTCAAACGAAAGTTGGCGATCGTTACGTAGTTGAAGAAATGCGTAAAAACGGCTACAATTTTGGTGGGGAACAATCAGGACATTTGGTGTTTTTAGACTACAACACTACTGGTGATGGAATGTTATCAGGAATTCAATTGTTGAATGTTATGAAAGAAACAGGAAAAAAACTTTCAGAACTAGCTGCAGAAGTTCAAACGTATCCTCAAAAATTGGTCAATATTCGCGTTAGTAATAAAAATGGAGCAATGGATGTGCCAGCAATTAAGGCCATCATTGATGAAGTTGAGAGTGAAATGAACGGTAATGGACGTATTTTAGTTCGTCCTAGCGGAACTGAGCCGTTACTTCGTGTAATGGCAGAAGCTCCTTCGCAAGAAAAAGTAAATCTTTATGTTGATCGAATTGCTGCTGTTGTAAAAGAAGAAATTGGTTTGGCTGAATAA
- the cdaA gene encoding diadenylate cyclase CdaA yields MSIDWSQLVTWRNFINVADILVVTFFIYQLIKILRGTRAVQLLKGIAIIMLIKVASFFLGLQTVDWIVDLVIQWSVLAVIIIFQPELRRGLEHLGRGSIFNRTKRKINPGENLVQQLVKAVQYMAKRRIGALISIQMDTELDEFIGTGIALDADISSELLINIFIPNTPLHDGAVIIRDYKIASAASYLPLSESTLISKELGTRHRAAIGLSEVTDAVTIIVSEETGGVSVSYKGELLRELSKEDFEKFLSKNLIIDEEKVKKNSFQELVDSFKKGGF; encoded by the coding sequence ATGTCTATAGATTGGTCACAATTAGTAACGTGGCGAAATTTTATTAATGTAGCAGATATATTAGTGGTTACATTTTTTATTTACCAACTTATTAAAATTTTGCGTGGTACAAGAGCCGTTCAATTATTAAAGGGAATTGCTATAATCATGTTAATAAAAGTAGCTAGTTTTTTTCTAGGATTACAAACAGTGGACTGGATCGTTGATTTAGTGATCCAATGGAGTGTCCTTGCCGTTATCATTATTTTTCAGCCAGAATTACGAAGAGGGCTAGAGCATCTTGGTCGAGGATCTATTTTTAATCGAACAAAAAGAAAAATCAATCCTGGAGAAAATTTAGTTCAACAATTAGTAAAGGCTGTTCAATATATGGCGAAAAGAAGAATTGGTGCTTTGATCTCTATCCAAATGGATACAGAATTGGATGAATTTATCGGGACAGGAATTGCCCTAGATGCGGATATCTCTAGCGAGTTATTGATTAATATCTTCATTCCGAATACACCATTGCATGATGGAGCAGTAATTATTAGAGATTATAAAATAGCCTCTGCTGCTAGTTATTTACCATTATCTGAGAGTACATTGATTTCTAAAGAACTAGGAACAAGACATAGGGCTGCAATTGGTTTAAGTGAAGTAACCGATGCTGTGACTATTATTGTTTCAGAAGAAACTGGTGGAGTGAGCGTTTCATATAAAGGTGAATTGTTACGAGAATTATCCAAAGAAGATTTTGAGAAATTCTTAAGTAAAAATTTGATTATTGATGAAGAAAAAGTAAAGAAAAATTCTTTCCAAGAATTGGTGGATAGTTTTAAAAAAGGGGGCTTCTAA
- a CDS encoding CdaR family protein: MEKIYNNPWFIKIVALAFAILLFTYVNSSNNRGQTASNVDGLSATTTDTILEVPIVVEIDQDNYYVTGFPETVSVDISGPSSIVLNTKTTKNFDIVAADLDSLGVGTHTIELVAEGLSPQLDYKVSPEEVTITIEEKKVETFSVEVEFDDSLIEEDFEAGTPTIDYETIELTGTASTIDQVEEVKVVVNGEEGITEDIVQTLPVVISDADGEKLDVELNPSEVTVSIPVDPIKKEVPIVLNQMGTADADLSYELGISNQSATTVAVQADNEILSSLSSYPIDIDVTDITETATQTIDLPLLDGVTIIDPEKIDVTITVTKKNSQENEQNTTEINDESSSSNNSSSSSESTQIESEESESEPASDSASDSSSEKSDESSSESSQEVSE; this comes from the coding sequence ATGGAGAAGATTTACAATAATCCATGGTTTATAAAAATAGTTGCACTCGCATTTGCTATTCTTCTCTTTACGTATGTAAACAGTAGTAATAATAGGGGGCAAACAGCCAGTAATGTTGATGGGCTCAGTGCGACTACAACGGATACTATACTTGAGGTGCCAATTGTCGTTGAAATCGACCAAGATAATTATTACGTAACGGGTTTTCCGGAAACTGTTTCAGTTGATATATCAGGACCTTCTAGTATTGTATTAAATACAAAAACGACTAAAAATTTTGATATTGTAGCAGCTGATTTAGATAGTTTAGGGGTCGGTACTCATACAATTGAATTAGTTGCAGAAGGTCTTTCACCGCAACTAGATTATAAAGTTTCACCAGAAGAAGTGACGATAACTATCGAAGAAAAGAAAGTGGAAACATTTAGTGTTGAAGTTGAGTTCGACGATTCCTTGATTGAAGAAGATTTTGAAGCGGGTACACCAACTATTGATTACGAAACCATAGAATTAACCGGTACGGCTTCTACGATCGATCAAGTTGAAGAAGTTAAAGTAGTTGTAAATGGAGAAGAGGGTATCACAGAAGATATCGTTCAAACGCTGCCTGTTGTAATTAGTGACGCTGATGGAGAAAAATTAGATGTTGAACTTAATCCTAGTGAAGTAACGGTGAGCATACCGGTCGATCCAATCAAAAAAGAAGTACCAATCGTATTAAACCAAATGGGTACTGCGGATGCTGATTTAAGCTATGAATTGGGCATTAGCAACCAGTCAGCTACCACAGTTGCTGTACAAGCAGATAATGAAATCTTAAGTAGTTTGAGCAGCTACCCAATCGATATTGATGTAACAGATATAACTGAAACAGCAACTCAAACAATTGATTTGCCCTTGCTTGATGGTGTAACAATTATAGATCCAGAAAAAATTGATGTAACTATAACAGTTACTAAAAAAAACTCACAGGAAAATGAACAGAATACTACTGAAATAAACGATGAAAGCTCAAGTTCAAATAATTCTAGTTCATCTAGTGAATCTACACAAATTGAAAGTGAAGAATCAGAGAGTGAACCTGCTTCAGACTCTGCTTCAGACTCTTCAAGTGAAAAATCCGATGAGTCATCAAGCGAATCTAGTCAAGAAGTAAGCGAATAG